From Polaribacter haliotis:
GTTATGCCTCCAAAAACAAAGACAGTTCCTTCTGAAAAAGAAATGTATGAGTATTATGCACTTTCTGAAGCAACTGCAAAAGATGTAGGTGTAACAATTATGCCTTATAACAATCCTGATGCTGCTGGTTATCATGCACTATCAACTAACCTTCTTACAAGACTTTCTGTTCTTCCTAATGTAACTGCTCTTAAAATATCGACTATAGATGTTTCTATTATTGAAACATTAATGTTAGAGAATAAAGATTTAAAAGTTTTGGCAGGAGTAGATACAGTAACTGTATATGCAGGACTCGCTGGAGCAAGTGGAGGAATTACAGGTGTAGGTACTATCTTTCCAAAAGCAAGTGTTACTATGCAGGAGTATGTTGTAAATGGAGAATGGGCTGAGGCAAATAAAATTTCTCAGGCTTTAAATTCCTTATCTTATCTAGATGCGCAACCATTACTTATGGAATATCTTAAACTTGCTATGGGAATACATCAAAATGATATTGCTGGAGGACTTCGTACTTTTGGTAAGAAATTAACTCAACAGCAAATAGATGATGTGAATGCAAGATATATTTTAGCAAAAGAAAGACTTGAAGTTTTAGACTTAATAAGTTGATTCTTTCAAATAATCAAAAATGAGAATGCTTCTTTTGTTAAGAAATCATAATGTAGATAGTATAACACATTAATCATAATTCTAAAGATGGTTATGAGAAAAGGTTTTTCTTTTTAAGTTATTATTGCAAAAATATCTATGATTAAAAAAAGTAGCTTACAAATGAGTAAATTTGGGAAGAAATCATAAAAAAAATAATTAAAAATGATTACAGGAAAAAACTATATAGGAAATACAACAACAGCAAACGGAAATAAAACATTTAAAACATTTAATCCGCAAAAAAATATTGAAAACGAATGGACGTTTACAGAAGCAACTTCAGCAGAAGTTAATAAAGCCTGTGAATTGGCGACAGAAGCTTTTAAAACCTATTCTAAAGTTTCTGGAGCAAAAAAAGCAGAATTTTTAAGAGCAATTGCAACAGAAATCGAAAACTTAGGAGAAGAACTACTAAATGTTTATTGTTTAGAAAGTGGTTTGCCAGCAGGAAGAGCAGGAGGAGAAAGAGGCAGGACTTTAGGTCAATTACGCGCTTTTGCAAATCATGTAGAAGAAGGAAATTGGGTAGAAGCAACCATAGATACTGCACAACCAGAGAGAGAGCCAATGCCAAGAGTAGATTTAAGAAAAATGAATGTTTCTTTAGGTCCAGTTGTGGTTTTTGGAGCTTCTAATTTTCCGTTAGCATTTTCTACAGCAGGTGGAGATACTGCAGCAGCATTCGCAGCAGGTTGTCCTGTAATTGTAAAATCGCATCCAATGCATGCAGGAACTGGAGAATTAGTTGCTTCAGCAATTATAAAAGCTGCAGAAAAAACGGGCATGCCAAATGGCGTTTTTTCAAACTTAAATAGCAGTGGAATTGAAGTAGGACAAGAATTAGTGCAAAACCCAAAGGTAAAAGCAGTAGCATTTACTGGAAGTTTAAAAGGAGGAAGAGCATTGTACGATTTAGCAGGGAAAAGAGACGAACCAATTCCGGTTTTTGCGGAAATGGGAAGTATCAATCCTGTTGTTATTCTGCCAAAAGCGTTGGAAAATAGAGCGTCAGACATTGCAAAAACATATGCAGGTTCTATAACTTTAGGAACTGGGCAATTTTGTACGAATCCAGGTTTAATTTTAGGGATAAAATCAGCAGGATTAACCAATTTTGTAAATACGTTGGCAGAAGAAATTGTTAACATAGAACCTTCTTGTATGTTGCATCCAAATATTGCAGGTACTTACGAGAAAAACAAAGATAAAGCCTTGTCTCAAAATGGAATTGATGTTTTAGGAGCACATTCAGAAAATGTTAAACCAAACTTTGCAAAACAAGTAGTTACCACTGTACAAGGGAAAACATTTTTAGAAAATTCAACATTACATCACGAAGTTTTTGGGCCTTATTCTTTGGTTGTTCAGTGTAAAGATGAAGCTGAATTAAGAGAAATTACGTCAAAATTAGAAGGACAGTTAACAGGAACTGTAATTTCCGATGATAATGAAATTAGCAATTATGTAAATTTAATTCACGAATTAGAAAACAGAGTTGGTAGAATTATTTTCAATGGAGTTCCAACAGGAGTAGAGGTTTGTGCTTCTATGTTACATGGTGGCCCATATCCAGCATCTACAGATAGTAGATTTACAGCAGTTGGTGTAGATTCTATAAAACGTTTTGTAAGACCTTTTAGTTTTCAAGATTGGCCAAATGACTTACTTCCTGCAGAACTTAAAAACAGTAATCCTTTAGGAATTTTAAGAACTGTGGATGGAAAGAAAATAACAGATAAAATTTAATTTATGAAAAGCTATAAATTTCTTGGAATTTTTTTATTAATTGGATTTTTATCTTGTAAAAATAATCCTTCAAGTGAATCGTCAAGTGATGCTTTAGCAATGGTAATTGCAAAGCACGAAACTAAAATAAAACACGAATTCGATCCATACCAATCTTTAGAAAATACGAATAAGTTTTATCAATTAGAAGCAGAAAATGCTCAAAATTTAATTGATGAATTACAAAACGTTTCAACTAAAGATTTATCTGAAAGTGAAAAGATTTCAAGAGATTTATTACTATTTGTTTTACAAGATAAAATAGATAGAAATACCTATAAAATGCACTTAAACCCAATGACAAACGAAATTGCTTTTCATTTGAATTTAGGAAACATGGGCAATAAAAAATTAAAAAATAAAGAAGAAGTTAAAAATTATTTAAAGCAATTAGAAAACTTACCTAAAAAAATTAATTACAATTTAAGTTTGTTAAAAGCTGGAGTAGAAGCTGGAGTTTCACAACCGAAAGAAGCTTATAGTAATTATACTTTTACGTACGATAAACATATTGTTTCAGACATAACAAAAAGTGAATTTTACAAACCATTTTTAAATTTGCCTTCAAACTTATCAGAAGAATTTAAAGATTCTGTTTTAGCTATTGCGAATGTTAGTGTACAGCAGAATGCCATCAATCAATATAAAAAAATAAAAACTTTTTTTGAAGACGATTATTTTCCAAATACCAGAAAAGGTTTGGGAGTTGGAACAATTGAAAATGGAAAAGAATTTTATCAAAATAGAATCAATTTTTACACCACAAGTACACAATATACTGCAGACGATATCCATAATATTGGTTTAAAAGAAGTTGCTCGAATCAAAGCAGAAATGCAAAAAACTATCGACGAATTAGGTTTTAAAGGTTCATTTGCAGATTTTATTCAGTTTTTAAGAACAGACGAACAATTTTATCCAAAAACAGCGAAAGAATTATTAATGTTTGCAAGAGATGTTGCCAAAAGAATTGATGCAGAATTGCCAAAATATTTTAAAACATTACCAAGAAAACCTTATGGAGTAGTTCCTGTGCCAGCAGCAATTGCACCTAATTATACTGCAGGAAGATATTCAGGAACAAACAGCGAAACAAAAGCAGGTTTTTATTGGGTAAATACTTATAATTTACCAAGTAGAACTTTGTACACAATTCCTGCTTTAACTGCGCACGAAGCAGTTCCAGGACATCATTTACAAAAATCTTTAAATGACGAATTACCAGAAACGATTCCTGCTTTTAGAAGAAATTTGTACTTATCTGCCTATGGAGAAGGTTGGGCATTGTATACAGAAACGTTGGCAGATGAAATGGGTATTTACACAACTCCTTATGAGAAATTTGGGAAATATACCTACGAAATGTGGCGTGCTTGTAGGTTGGTTGTAGATACTGGAATTCACGCAAAAGGTTGGTCTAGACAAGAAGTAATCGATTATATGGCTTCCAATACAGCATTATCAATCCACGAAGTTACAACAGAAACAGACAGATATATTACTTGGCCTGGACAGGCGATTTCTTATAAAATTGGCGAGATAAAAATACGTGAGCTAAGAGCAAAAGCAGAAAAAGAATTACAAGAAAAATTTAATATTAGAGAATTTCACGAAACTATTTTAGGAGAAGGAACTGTAACCTTATCTATTTTAGAAAACCGAGTGAACAATTACATAAAGAACACATTAAATGAGTAAAAAAACTTTTTTTTGCGTGGATGCACATACGTGTGGAAACCCTGTAAGAGTTGTTGCTGGTGGTGGTCCGAATTTGGAGGGCAACAATATGAGTGAAAAGCGTCAGCATTTTTTAAAAGAATACGATTGGATTCGTAAAGGATTAATGTTCGAGCCAAGAGGACATGATATGATGAGTGGTTCGATTTTATTTCCACCTCACAATCCAGAAAACGATTTTGCTATTTTATTTATAGAAACTTCAGGTTGTTTGCCAATGTGTGGCCATGGAACAATTGGAACCATAACAATTGCGATTGAAGAAGGTTTAATCACACCAAAAATTCCAGGTAAAATTAAAATGGAAGCGCCTGCTGGTTTGGTAGAAATCGAATATCAACAAACAGGAGAAAAAGTAGATTGGGTAAAATTAGTTAACGTAAAAAGTTATTTAGCAGCAGAAAATTTAACTGTTGACTGCCCTGAATTAGGGGAAATCACGTTTGATGTTGCTTATGGTGGAAATTTCTACGCAATTGTAGATCCACAGAAGAATTTCTCTGGAGTTCATAATTTTACTGCTGGAAAAATTGTACAATATTCTCAAATTGTAAGAGCGAAAATCAACCAGAAATATTCAAATATGTTTATCCATCCAGAAAATGAAACAATAAGAGATGTTTCTCATATGCTATGGACTGGAGATCCTATAGACCCAACTTCTTCTGGTAGAAATGCGGTTTTTTATGGAGACAAAGCAATTGATAGGAGTCCTTGTGGAACAGGAACATCAGCAAGATTGGCACAATTACATGCCAAAGGAAAATTAAAAATTGGAGAGGAATATATTCACGAAAGTTTTATAGGTTCTAAATTTATTGGAAGAGTGGAAGAGGAGACAATTTTAGATGGAAAACCAGCAATTATACCAAGTATACAAGGTTGGGCAAAAGTGTATGGTTACAATACCATTATTATTGATGATGAAAACGACCCATATGCACATGGTTTTCAGGTAATCTAAAAACTGAATGTCTATAAATAAGAAACAAATTTTAGAAAATCATTGCTATACAACACTTGTTTATGAAAGAATAAATAAGAAGTTGGAAGCCAGTCTTTCAAAAAATGAAAGTGAAAATCTTATTGCGAAAGTTTTAATACAAACATCCATAGAAGATTACCAAAAAAAAGGAAAGAATTTCTATATAACAAACAAGGAATTCAATATAAAAATTACAATTAATTCGAATACATTTAGAATTATAACTGTAGATAAAGTGATTAAATGAGTAAAAAAGTAGTAATTATTGGAGGTGGAATTATTGGACTTTGTTCTGCTTACTATTTATTAAAAGATGGTCATGAAATAACAATAATAGACCAATCTAATATGGATTCTGGTGCCTCTTATGTGAACGCAGGTTATATTACTCCAAGTCATTTTATTTCTTTGGCAACACCTGGTATTATTACAAAAGGAATCAAATGGATGTTCGATTCTAAGAGTCCGTTTTATGTGAAACCGAGATTAGATATCGATTTTTTGAAATGGAGTTGGGCGTTTAAAAAATCTGCAACAAAAGAAAAAGTAGAGAACTCAATTAAAGCGATTAAAGACATTAATTTATTTGCAAGAGATTTATATGAAGATTTAAAAGAATCTAAAGATTTCGACTTTCATTATGAAAGAAAAGGTTTGTTAATGTGCTATAAAACCGACAAAGTTGGAGAAGAAGAGTGGGAAGTTGGAAAAAGAGGGATTCAAGAAGGTTTAGGAGTTAGAAATTTAACTGCGACACAGGTTAAAGAGTTAGAACCAAATGCAAATTTAAATATAAAAGGCGCAGTTTATTATGATTCAGATGCACATATGACACCAAATCATTTTATGAAAGAAATGGTTAGTTATTTAAAAGAAAATGGTGTTACTTTTTTTAAAAATGAAAAAGTGTTAGATATTGATGTAACTGCAAATAAAATATCAAAAATAATTACAGATAAACAAAGTATTGTTGCAGATGAGGTTGTTTTGGCAGCAGGAAGTTGGAGTCCTTTATTGGCTAAAAAAATAGGATTAAATATTCCTGTTCAAGCAGGAAAAGGATATCGAATTAATGTAGAAAGAGAAACAAATATTACCATTCCTGCCATTTTATGTGAAGCAAAAGTAGCAGTAACACCTATGGATGGCTTTACACGTTTTGCAGGAACTATGGAAATTGCAGGTATTAATAATAAAATAAATCCTACAAGAGTGGAAGCAATTGCAACTGCTGCACAAAATTATTATAACAATTTACAAATTACAAAAACCGAAAAAGAATTGGCTGCTTGTGGTTTAAGACCTTGCTCTCCAGATGGTTTGCCATATGTTGGGAAATCATCGAAATGCACAAATTTAACCATTGCAACAGGACATGCAATGATGGGTTGGAGTTTAGGAACTGCCACAGGAAAATTAATTTCTGAAGTTATTTCTAATAAAAAAACTTCCTTAGATTTAAGTCCTTTTCACCCAGATAGAAAATTTTAAATTATGAAAACATTTGGTATTGGAGGTTCAACTATTGAAGCAGAATTGGAAGCAATTCAGCCTTTAAAAACAACAGTTAAACCGATTCAAAAAGAAGAATATAAAAAGAGAATTCAGAAATTATCTGGTTTAATGAAAACAAATAAAGTGCAGGCAGTATATGTAAATGCAGGTACAAATTTATTGTATTTTACAGGCACACATTGGCATGCTAGTGAGCGAATGGTGGGCGCAATAATTTTACCAAATGAAGAAGTACATTATATTGCTCCGAATTTTGAAAAAGGAACCATCGAAGATTTTTTAGAAATAGAAGGAACTATTCATTGTTGGGAAGAACATGAATGTCCGCATAAATTATTTTTACAGGTTTTAGATGAAAATAAAATTACTGAAGGAGAAATTCAGTTAGATGAAACGACACCATTTTCAATTATAAATGGTTTACATAAAGAAGTTCATTCTTTTTATATTGAAAAAGCAACCGGTTTAATTTCTGAATGTAGAATGATAAAATCTGACGCAGAAATTGCAATAATGCAATATGTAATGGACATTACTTTGGAAGTTCAAAAAGCAACTGCAAGAATTTTAAGAGTCGGAATTACCACAAGAGAAGTAGAAAATTTTATCCACGAAGCACATAAAAAATACGGAGTTTCTTCAGGTTCCTATTTTTGTATTGTACTTTTTGGTGTAGATTCTTCTTTTCCTCATGGCGTTAAAAATCCAAAGAAATTGGAAATGAACGATATGGTTTTGGTGGATACTGGTTGTCAGTTATATGACTATATTTCAGATATAACAAGAACCTACGTTTTCGGAGAAGCAAACGAATTGCAACGAAAAATATGGAATCTCGAAAAAGAAACACAATTATCGGCTTTTAAAGCTTCAATTTTAGGAAATTCATGTGCTTCTGTAGACGATGCTTCAAGAAAAACTTTAGAGAAAAATGGTTTAGGGCCAGATTATAATTTACCAGGTTTGCCTCACAGAACTGGTCATGGAATTGGGTTAGATATTCACGAATATCCATATATTGTAAGAGGAAATAAGACAAAATTAGTTTCTGGAATGACGTTTAGTAACGAACCTATGATTTGTGTACCAAATGAATTTGGCGTGCGTTTAGAAGACCATATTTATATGACAGAGAAAGGCGCAAAATGGTTTACGGAACCTGCATATTCTATCGAAAATCCTTTCGGAGTTTAATCTCTAATTTCTTTCAGAATAAAAGATAAATCGTATTTTTATAAAATGGATTTATTCTCTTCAGAAAAAATAAAAAACATTTTACCTTTCGATGGTGTTACCAATTATCATGGTATTGTTTTAGATAAAAATCAATGTGATTTTTTCTACCAAAAACTCTTCGAAACGATTGACTGGAAAAATGACGAAGCCATTATTTTTGGAAAAAAAATAATTACCAAAAGAAAAGTGGCTTGGTATGGCGAATCTGAATTTTCTTACAAATATTCAGGAGTTACAAAAACAGCAAATATTTTCACAAAAGAGCTGTTAGAACTCAAAGAAATTGTAGAAAAAGAAAGTGGAGAAACGTATAATTCTTGCTTGTTAAATTTATATCATTCAGGAGAAGAAGGAATGGCTTATCATTCAGATGGAGAAAAAATGTTGAAGAAAAACGGAGCAATAGCTTCACTTTCTTTAGGAGCAGAACGTAAATTTTCTTTCAAACATAAAGAAAACAAACAACGAATAGATATTATTTTAGAAAGAGGAAGTTTGTTGGTAATGAGAGAATTTACACAAACCAATTGGTTGCACAGATTACCACCAACAAAAATGGTTTTTACACCACGAATTAATTTGACGTTTAGAACCATAGAATTGTAATCTAATCTTTACTTTTGCATAAAATTTTACAATTTGGATTCTAATTCACAAAATACCATCAATCTTAATAAATACATCAGTTCTTCAGGGATTTGTTCTCGAAGAGAAGCAGAAAAATTTATTAAAGAAGGCAGAGTTACCATCAATGGAAAACCTACGCAATTAGGAAATAGAGTTGCCAAAAAAGATGTTGTAAAATTAGACGGACGGTTAGTAACTCCAAAAAACGTAACGCTTTATATTGCCTTAAACAAACCTGTTGGAATCGTTTCTACGACTGATGATAGAGAGCCAAATAACATCGTAAAACACATTAATTATCCAGAAAGATTATTTCCAATTGGACGTTTAGATAAACCATCTGAAGGTTTAATTTTTTTGACTAATGATGGTGATATTGTCAATAAAATTTTACGAGCAGGAAACAATCACGAGAAAGAATATTTTGTTTCAGTAAACAAATCAATTACACCAGATTTTATAGAAAAAATGGGAAATGGAATCCCTATTTTAGGCACTGTTACTCAAAATTGTTTGGTAGAAAAAGTGAGCGATAAAATTTTCAAAATCGTTTTAACACAAGGTTTAAATCGCCAAATTCGCAGAATGTGCGAGTATTTAGATTATGAAGTAACCAAGTTAAAACGAACCCGAATCATGAATGTTGAGTTGGGTTATTTACAATCTGGAGATTGGCGTGAGTTAACGGATGAAGAGATGAAAGAAATCAATAAAATGATTTCCACATCCTCTAAAACCGAAGAAGCGTCTAAAGTTAAAACTGCTCCAAAAACATTTAAACCAAAGCGAAAATTAGCACCTTCAAAAAACGATTTCAATAAAAAAAGTGCTTCTTTTAGAAAATCTTCACCAAAAAACAGGAGAAATAATTCGAGTTCTACTAAAAAGAAACGTTGGTAGTGTTTTTTGAGCGTTCCCTTTCAGGTCAGGCTTTTCGTTGCAATCTTTTTTATTTAAATAAATAAAAAAGGATTTCCACTACAATCCTTAACGCGCTTATTTGCCAACAAAATCAATATTTTAACTTTTGGTTTTATATAACAGTTCATTTTATTTATCAATTCTTAAATAATAGTATCTTTGCCACCAATGAAACGAAAATTTATTATTTTAATTTATTTTCAAAATTAAAATAATAAATGAGAGAACGAAGTGGTTACACACGTTCTTAATTTTGTGATGAAATTTTCACAAAATCACCAAAATTTATGCGTGTGAAATTTGACTTAAAAATTACTGACCCCAAAAGTAAAGCAAGAGCAGGAACAATTACTACAGATCATGGAGAAATTGAAACACCAATCTTTATGCCTGTGGGAACTGTTGGAACTGTAAAAGGAGTTCATCAAACAGAACTTAAAAATGAGATAAACCCTGATATTATTTTAGGAAATACCTATCACCTTTTTTTAAGACCAGGAATGGAAATATTAGAAAAAGCTGGTGGTTTACACAAGTTTATGAATTGGGATAGAAATATCCTTACAGATTCTGGGGGTTACCAAGTATATTCACTTTCTGGAAGAAGAAAAATTAACGAAGAAGGCGTAAAATTTAAAAGTCATATAGATGGTTCTATGCACTTTTTTACACCAGAAAACGTTATGGAAACGCAACGTACAATTGGTGCCGATATTATTATGGCGTTTGACGAATGTACACCTTATCCTTGTGATTATAATTACGCAAAACGTTCTATGCACATGACACATAGATGGTTGGACAGATGTATAAATCATTTAGAAAAACTGCCTTTTAAATATGGTTATGAACAAACGTTTATGCCAATTGTACAAGGAAGTACTTATAAAGATTTAAGAAGACAATCTGCAGAATACATTGCAAATTCTGGTCAGCAAGCAAATGCAATTGGTGGACTTTCAGTTGGGGAACCAGCAGAAGAATTATATGCAATGACAGAAGTTGTTTGTGAGGTGTTACCAGAAGACAAGCCACGTTATTTAATGGGTGTTGGAACGCCAATAAATATTTTAGAAAATATTGCTTTGGGAATAGATATGTTCGATTGTGTAATGCCAACAAGAAACGCCAGAAACGGAATGTTATTTACAGCACATGGTTCTATCAACATAAAAAATAAAAAGTGGGAAGACGATTTTTCTCCAATAGACGACATGGGAATTACTTGGGTAGATACCATGTATTCCAAAGCATATTTGCGTCATCTTTTTGCTGCAAAAGAAATGTTAGGAAAGCAAATTGCCTCGATTCATAATCTTGGTTTTTATGTTTGGTTGACTCGTGAAGCAAGAAAACATATTTTAGCTGGAGATTTTAGAGAGTGGAAAGATAAAATGGTGAAGCAAATGGATAAAAGGCTATAAAAGTAAGCAGTTTTCAGTTGGAAGTTAACAGTTACACAAATAAACAATTACACGATTAAACAGTTTAAGTGAAGATAATAGATTGGTACATATTAAAGCGTTATTTGGTAACATTCTTGTTTACCTTATTAATCTTAATACCAATTGCAATTGCAATTGATGTTTCAGAAAAAATAGATAATTTTCTGGAGCATACAAACTTGGGTTTAGAAGAAATTTTAAACGATTATTATAAGAATTTTATTATTTATTACGCAAACACATTTATGCCTTTGGCATTATTTATAGCCGTAATTTTATTTACTTCTAAACTTTCAAATAATACAGAAATTATTGCGATTACAAATGCAAAAGTATCTTTTACAAGATTTTTATATCCTTATTTTATTGGAGCTACATTAGTAACTATTATATCTTTAGGGATGAATCATTTTGTAGTTCCTAATAGTAGTAAAGTAAGAAGAGGATTCGAAAAAAAATACATAAATAATGCACGACAAAAAAACGATTTAAAATTTATTTCCGATTTTAGTTTGCAACTTACAGACAGTACCTATATTTATATTAGAAATTATAATATAGAAACAAACGCGGGCTATAACTTCACTTCAGAAACATACGATGGTTTAGAATTGAAATCGAAATTATCTTCAGATAATTTGCGTTATAATTCTAAAGACTCTACTTTTTCTCTTACAAATTGGAGAAAGCGTCTTATTTATAAAG
This genomic window contains:
- a CDS encoding dihydrodipicolinate synthase family protein encodes the protein MSGLVGSGTLGENSYLSNKQRLSLLKSLSEVAKEYNVPLISGAAAETKEELAKIVEGLAKVGVDTVMVMPPKTKTVPSEKEMYEYYALSEATAKDVGVTIMPYNNPDAAGYHALSTNLLTRLSVLPNVTALKISTIDVSIIETLMLENKDLKVLAGVDTVTVYAGLAGASGGITGVGTIFPKASVTMQEYVVNGEWAEANKISQALNSLSYLDAQPLLMEYLKLAMGIHQNDIAGGLRTFGKKLTQQQIDDVNARYILAKERLEVLDLIS
- a CDS encoding aldehyde dehydrogenase (NADP(+)) encodes the protein MITGKNYIGNTTTANGNKTFKTFNPQKNIENEWTFTEATSAEVNKACELATEAFKTYSKVSGAKKAEFLRAIATEIENLGEELLNVYCLESGLPAGRAGGERGRTLGQLRAFANHVEEGNWVEATIDTAQPEREPMPRVDLRKMNVSLGPVVVFGASNFPLAFSTAGGDTAAAFAAGCPVIVKSHPMHAGTGELVASAIIKAAEKTGMPNGVFSNLNSSGIEVGQELVQNPKVKAVAFTGSLKGGRALYDLAGKRDEPIPVFAEMGSINPVVILPKALENRASDIAKTYAGSITLGTGQFCTNPGLILGIKSAGLTNFVNTLAEEIVNIEPSCMLHPNIAGTYEKNKDKALSQNGIDVLGAHSENVKPNFAKQVVTTVQGKTFLENSTLHHEVFGPYSLVVQCKDEAELREITSKLEGQLTGTVISDDNEISNYVNLIHELENRVGRIIFNGVPTGVEVCASMLHGGPYPASTDSRFTAVGVDSIKRFVRPFSFQDWPNDLLPAELKNSNPLGILRTVDGKKITDKI
- a CDS encoding DUF885 domain-containing protein translates to MKSYKFLGIFLLIGFLSCKNNPSSESSSDALAMVIAKHETKIKHEFDPYQSLENTNKFYQLEAENAQNLIDELQNVSTKDLSESEKISRDLLLFVLQDKIDRNTYKMHLNPMTNEIAFHLNLGNMGNKKLKNKEEVKNYLKQLENLPKKINYNLSLLKAGVEAGVSQPKEAYSNYTFTYDKHIVSDITKSEFYKPFLNLPSNLSEEFKDSVLAIANVSVQQNAINQYKKIKTFFEDDYFPNTRKGLGVGTIENGKEFYQNRINFYTTSTQYTADDIHNIGLKEVARIKAEMQKTIDELGFKGSFADFIQFLRTDEQFYPKTAKELLMFARDVAKRIDAELPKYFKTLPRKPYGVVPVPAAIAPNYTAGRYSGTNSETKAGFYWVNTYNLPSRTLYTIPALTAHEAVPGHHLQKSLNDELPETIPAFRRNLYLSAYGEGWALYTETLADEMGIYTTPYEKFGKYTYEMWRACRLVVDTGIHAKGWSRQEVIDYMASNTALSIHEVTTETDRYITWPGQAISYKIGEIKIRELRAKAEKELQEKFNIREFHETILGEGTVTLSILENRVNNYIKNTLNE
- a CDS encoding 4-hydroxyproline epimerase encodes the protein MSKKTFFCVDAHTCGNPVRVVAGGGPNLEGNNMSEKRQHFLKEYDWIRKGLMFEPRGHDMMSGSILFPPHNPENDFAILFIETSGCLPMCGHGTIGTITIAIEEGLITPKIPGKIKMEAPAGLVEIEYQQTGEKVDWVKLVNVKSYLAAENLTVDCPELGEITFDVAYGGNFYAIVDPQKNFSGVHNFTAGKIVQYSQIVRAKINQKYSNMFIHPENETIRDVSHMLWTGDPIDPTSSGRNAVFYGDKAIDRSPCGTGTSARLAQLHAKGKLKIGEEYIHESFIGSKFIGRVEEETILDGKPAIIPSIQGWAKVYGYNTIIIDDENDPYAHGFQVI
- a CDS encoding DUF3781 domain-containing protein, whose product is MSINKKQILENHCYTTLVYERINKKLEASLSKNESENLIAKVLIQTSIEDYQKKGKNFYITNKEFNIKITINSNTFRIITVDKVIK
- a CDS encoding NAD(P)/FAD-dependent oxidoreductase — translated: MSKKVVIIGGGIIGLCSAYYLLKDGHEITIIDQSNMDSGASYVNAGYITPSHFISLATPGIITKGIKWMFDSKSPFYVKPRLDIDFLKWSWAFKKSATKEKVENSIKAIKDINLFARDLYEDLKESKDFDFHYERKGLLMCYKTDKVGEEEWEVGKRGIQEGLGVRNLTATQVKELEPNANLNIKGAVYYDSDAHMTPNHFMKEMVSYLKENGVTFFKNEKVLDIDVTANKISKIITDKQSIVADEVVLAAGSWSPLLAKKIGLNIPVQAGKGYRINVERETNITIPAILCEAKVAVTPMDGFTRFAGTMEIAGINNKINPTRVEAIATAAQNYYNNLQITKTEKELAACGLRPCSPDGLPYVGKSSKCTNLTIATGHAMMGWSLGTATGKLISEVISNKKTSLDLSPFHPDRKF
- a CDS encoding M24 family metallopeptidase, producing the protein MKTFGIGGSTIEAELEAIQPLKTTVKPIQKEEYKKRIQKLSGLMKTNKVQAVYVNAGTNLLYFTGTHWHASERMVGAIILPNEEVHYIAPNFEKGTIEDFLEIEGTIHCWEEHECPHKLFLQVLDENKITEGEIQLDETTPFSIINGLHKEVHSFYIEKATGLISECRMIKSDAEIAIMQYVMDITLEVQKATARILRVGITTREVENFIHEAHKKYGVSSGSYFCIVLFGVDSSFPHGVKNPKKLEMNDMVLVDTGCQLYDYISDITRTYVFGEANELQRKIWNLEKETQLSAFKASILGNSCASVDDASRKTLEKNGLGPDYNLPGLPHRTGHGIGLDIHEYPYIVRGNKTKLVSGMTFSNEPMICVPNEFGVRLEDHIYMTEKGAKWFTEPAYSIENPFGV
- a CDS encoding alpha-ketoglutarate-dependent dioxygenase AlkB family protein — translated: MDLFSSEKIKNILPFDGVTNYHGIVLDKNQCDFFYQKLFETIDWKNDEAIIFGKKIITKRKVAWYGESEFSYKYSGVTKTANIFTKELLELKEIVEKESGETYNSCLLNLYHSGEEGMAYHSDGEKMLKKNGAIASLSLGAERKFSFKHKENKQRIDIILERGSLLVMREFTQTNWLHRLPPTKMVFTPRINLTFRTIEL
- the rluF gene encoding 23S rRNA pseudouridine(2604) synthase RluF; its protein translation is MDSNSQNTINLNKYISSSGICSRREAEKFIKEGRVTINGKPTQLGNRVAKKDVVKLDGRLVTPKNVTLYIALNKPVGIVSTTDDREPNNIVKHINYPERLFPIGRLDKPSEGLIFLTNDGDIVNKILRAGNNHEKEYFVSVNKSITPDFIEKMGNGIPILGTVTQNCLVEKVSDKIFKIVLTQGLNRQIRRMCEYLDYEVTKLKRTRIMNVELGYLQSGDWRELTDEEMKEINKMISTSSKTEEASKVKTAPKTFKPKRKLAPSKNDFNKKSASFRKSSPKNRRNNSSSTKKKRW
- the tgt gene encoding tRNA guanosine(34) transglycosylase Tgt; protein product: MKFDLKITDPKSKARAGTITTDHGEIETPIFMPVGTVGTVKGVHQTELKNEINPDIILGNTYHLFLRPGMEILEKAGGLHKFMNWDRNILTDSGGYQVYSLSGRRKINEEGVKFKSHIDGSMHFFTPENVMETQRTIGADIIMAFDECTPYPCDYNYAKRSMHMTHRWLDRCINHLEKLPFKYGYEQTFMPIVQGSTYKDLRRQSAEYIANSGQQANAIGGLSVGEPAEELYAMTEVVCEVLPEDKPRYLMGVGTPINILENIALGIDMFDCVMPTRNARNGMLFTAHGSINIKNKKWEDDFSPIDDMGITWVDTMYSKAYLRHLFAAKEMLGKQIASIHNLGFYVWLTREARKHILAGDFREWKDKMVKQMDKRL